The Solanum pennellii chromosome 4, SPENNV200 genomic interval aagaatagaagaacagagtggaaatataaaagaaaatgtgaacTTTTTGATGTAGTTTCAGTGATGGCATCAGAAAGATGCAGAGAGTACaacaaacataaatcatataggTCATATATCACTTTCTCTTTTTACCATCATGCTTAGCTAGACCTTTTCATCATCAAGAAGTGAACCTTTTCCTCGACATGACTCCTTAAATTTAGGTATATAAAGATAGTAAGGGCCCATCTGGACATAAATATTTTGTagctttttttcaaaaacatgtTTGGATGTACCTTGTGTCAATTTTTCACTTCAAACTTAAGAATCTTCAAGTTTCTCAGACCACTTTCTCAAGTAAGAAAAATCCAAATTCCCTCCcaaattttcaacatttttcaaGTGAAAATATATGTCCAGACACGACTTCAACTTCCAAACACTCCTTTTCAACCTAACTTCAAATATTACTTCTCAAATATCACTCAATTCATGTTAACAAGTACCAAAGAGAGTTTTTTTAGCTCCATTACATGACGTTCTATGCTAAACATAAGGAGATAACAAAGTCCAAAGAGATGTAAGGGGTATTTACAGGgaatagtttttttattttctttttaagaaaGATGACAATATTTACAGAGGATAGATCACTCCAAGCCTCCAACTAAATAAACTACTTGAGAAGTGAGAACAAAGTCCAAAAAGTTGTCAATGGTATTTACAGGAGATAGTTCAAATATTGTAGAAGATCTATATTGATAGATGCTAAAAGGAAGTCCACACCAATCTACTTTTTGAGGGAGTCGGAGACAATCGAAGAGGTAGCAAAATAGGAACTTTCAATCAGGGAGAACTCAACAAGGTCGAGACAAGATGATGGATATTCCAAGGAAGATCAAAGAAGATGAATGAAGGTTTATACCTAACCCTAACTGGCACTGTGAATTCAATCCCATCTACATAGATGTTCCAAGCCACGAGATGAGGGGGGTCTCTCTTACTGTTAACCCGTGTTCCTCTGATAGTTGGAAAGTGAGTTAAAATgatcaaaagaaataaatatggAATCCAAACCATGGATGCAAGGGCACAAAGTTTTTACCTTTAGGTTTATCTCTCATCATATCAGATACAAAATGACTTTGTAAAAACTTTTAAGTACACTTCCTTTTTTTCTCATCTCCAACATATAATCTAAAATTTCCAAATCCAATACCTTCATTAAGAACAATTTTTACTCAATCAATTAAAGGTTATACGAAAAACTTATTAGAATCCaaagttttgaaagaaaaagaaggatacAATTTAACCTCCCATGTGCCAAATTAATGCTGGTAAAGCAAGTAAAgtagaagaaaacataaaagggGAACAGAAATAGAAGTCGATGCATAGACATCATATAGAACTGATTGATTACAATTACATCAATGTCTCATAGGATGAACAACTATGACATTAATTAGTTTACCAATAAAGGATATACAACCAcaagaaaaaaagatgaaaaaaagaaaataaacatttaCCTCTATAATAGCATTCCGGATGTCATTAAGACCTCCAACATCCTCCCAGCCAGACCGGCCACCATCAGCAGCAGGTTTAGTGATGTCACGCATAGCCACTGGAACAAACTCATGCATGGCACGTAGGAAATCATCCTGAAACAAAACAGGTTTTTCCCGACTGCCAACAGCCAAATCACTAGACAAAAACCGGGCAGTTGCGGCATGAACAGATCTATCAACCAGTATTTCCTGAAACAAAATAAAGCCCAGCATAAATGCAAATGTACCCCTCTGATAGCTAAAGAATGGAAATCAGAAACTCCATCAAATTATGGCCAGAACACAAAGAAAAAACTGCACATGACCACTATATTTTGGACTCACAAATTCAATGAAATACAACTTTAAGACATTAATCATTGAGATATATGATACAACCTTAAAATGGACAATATTAAAACTTTCTGTTCAGAAGCTACAATACAATTTATGAAGTACAAATAGTTCATTGTGAAGAGATGTCGTGGAATGGTAAGGGTTCCACTACCCTTAACTAGAGGTTTTGGCTTCAAGCCCTAGGGACGGAGTCTCCTTTGGTAAGGTCGTAGGGAGCCCTAAAGAACCCCAAAGTGGGTTTTCTATGGTGTGAGTTCCAATTAGTCAGGCCAGTGGGTTCAGACTACCAGATGGAACAAATACTTCATTCTGATTGACATGCTTATCTATATGACTTTCTTCTGGATGACTATTGCCGTTTCAACAGTGGATAGAGAGATACTGATTACCAGTCCAAGCGTGAGTAGGAGTATTAGAAAACCGAAAAGCGTACATGGTTTAacgaaatattgaaaatatgtaGTCTAACTGGTAGCTACccacaaaaagaaataattcacCAACCACATAATAATTCATTCTTGCACAGAAAAGGTAAGCTACTTCTGATCTCCCAAAATTGAAATTCATGTTGTACATGGGGAAGGAACATTAGGGCTCGGCCATGTTAATCAGTAAATAGATGGTATACCCAACTAAACAAAACACAAGCAGTAAAAGACATGGTTATAATAGCTCATGAATTCATCCTTCTAATCGAGAAAGAAACCTCTCGTTCCATTTTTCCTGGATAGACAAGAAGTACTTGTCTACTACTGGCCATCTCTCAATTAGATAGCCTTGCATGGTCCTAAATTAAGAGGAAATTGTTGTCTGTAAGTACCATATGAAGTGCTTTCTTCAATAAATAGGAATAGCTCCCGGTTCTTCTGTCAAGCCCATTCATGAGGGAAATTCCTAAAATAAATTGCTTCAACATcttttgataagaaaaaaaaaggttgaattgttttattttacttcAACATTATTCCTTAGTTCTCTGTTTGCAGAAGACAGGAAGTTTGGAGTTTGGACATCTAAGCTAAATTTGTGATTCTCCTGCACATACTTGAATCGGAAGGAAAAGCAGGAAGGACAGATTTATGCATTCCAGATCAAAGTAAAAGCTAATCATATGCAGCTGAGGTAGCAGCAAGCATTCATAGAGAAGTGTTGTAATCAGTTATTAACAAAACTTAGAGCTGAACTAAGTACCAGATCATATGCATCATATCCATCACACTTGGAGGCTATATCCAGCAAGGTGTCATCAGAACATTGCAACGAACGCTTCTGAATGATATGTTTTAGCAAGGCACCACGCTCAGTGGTAGCAGGTGCAGACAATTTAACATGAAAGTCAAACCTCCCTGAtcataataaaattcaatacaTTAGGATCAAGAATAAAGTGTTGCGATACTAAAGCTGGAGGAAGACAGTTTAAACTGTCATAAGCAACAAAACTGATTTCTCCATGAATGATGATGGACTAACCAGAAGAGGTCAATTTCTGTGGTAAATTAGTCAGAGACTGTGCACAAGCAATAAATGCAACTGGGCCAATCCCACACGTGTTCCTCCTCTTTTCCTATTTAACATACAAAAACAGAGTTATCAGTTAAAAGGATCTGTGATGAAATTACTCAGGAGCCCAAGACCTAACTGACGTTACAAATAATATTGCAAACCTTGAATGTTCTTGGCTAAAAGTTATCAAAGCACAGAGAGGTTGATTTTTAATAATGGTGGTATTTGGGTCAGCTTGTGTGTACCTCGACTATTCCATCAACTTCTAGAATATGAGAATTTTCTAGGTTTGTCTAAGTTCACAGAAAAAATTGTATGGGACGGAAGCTAAGTAGCATCATGACTGTACTGCTTCAGAATCCTATATGTTCTCATCAGTTGTGTTATTCCTACCTCATTCAGAAGCAACTATATTTTTGGGAAACCGGAACTGAGTCAATGGAGATCCTAAGATGAAAACAAAAATCAAGCTGACAATGGAAGTTCTGAAATCTTAGCTAGTTTAGACCCAAACACCATCGAACACATCATGCCTCAGTTAGTGGAGATCCTAAgatgaaaacaaaaaacaagCTGACAATGGAAGTTCTGGAATCTTAGCTCATTTAGACCCAAACACCATCGAACACATCATGCCTCAGATAAATATTAAAGTAGCTACCTACACAGGGTCAAACAAGTCTCACCTCATATTCATCCATAATATCAGCAAAATATTCTGCAAGCACTGCTGATGAGGATGAAGGTTGAGAAGCCTCTGATTCAGAGGAAGCTGCAACAATGCTATCAAGATCATCAAACACCACAACAGAAGGTGCATGATCCAAAGCATCAGCAACATAGCTCAATAAAGCTTGACGAATGGCTGAAGGCTTTTCCAAAGCAAGCTTAGAACAGGATAAGAATATTCTGCAGAAAGAAACAAGAGTCAGGCTGCGTCCCTTGGTACAAAATCATTTATGTTCAAACTGAAGCTTCAAAATGGAGTAAAGCTGATGTCCAACAGAAAACAAAGGTTTAGTGGGATTGACGAAACAAATCCTTACATATGGGCCAAGATGTCTTCACTTTCTTCAGCAAATTTAGCAGCAACTGTAGCTAATAATGTTTTCCCTGAACCCTAAAATCAGAAGAATGTCCAATTTGGGTTCATTAAATAGTTTTTAATAATATTGTAAGATTCACATTAGTCGGGGTCAAAATCTttctaaaactaaaaattaaccaagataaaaatagaaataggaATTACACTTATCCACTTACATCTCATACATTACACAAATTGCACTTCTATGCATTTGCTTCATTCGGGATCCATAAGTTGAAGGACATATCCTAAAGGATACCATTACTATTAAAGGAAGCTCAGCACTTTGTGACCACACATTTCCTTACTACACATCCCTTTCATAGTTTTTGTAGTCAGCAAGTATCAGCAACAACAATATACAAAAGATTATACCTCAATGTGCAATTGCAAACTATCGTTAAAGGACAAATGAACCTATAATAAGTTTCGCATTTTGATACTTGGCTTCATCCTTTAAGATGGTAAAGGAGTGagatgaaaaaattaagaagcAATAGTTCTAAATTAACGATTAACTTAGTTCGGGACTTCCTAGTAGCATCACCAAGGACATAATACAATTTAGTCTACACTTAAGTAGTCTGAGAAAATCAACGAATCGGCATTTAGTGGAGCTATTGACCAAATAAGAGTTTGCTAGGTAgcatcttttcttttcttatttcattaaGGCCAAACAAGAAGTTAAAGCCATTAATTGCATTTAAATTAGAAAAAGGGAACTAGAAAAGAAGTAGAAAAAAGGAACTCACAGAAGGACCATGGATTAGGATATGTCCTGGCAGCGGAAAATCATAAGCACTGGACAACATCCAAGATGCAGAAGATAACAAAACTACCAACCCTGCAAAGTGATGATTGATAGCATTCAGTCAAGGTCAAAAAATAATACTTGTctgattaaaaaagaaattcctCCAGTCACAAACTTGGCAGACAACGAGAAACAAATGAATACGCAACTCTCTGTGACATACTACAGGCTTGCATAACAAAAATATCGTTCACAATATTTTCCATTAAAGCTGAAACCTTTCAAGATCTTCTTTGATGTCACTGGGTTTGCTTACTTAGACTCTCAGCTTCTAATTGCAAAAAGTACTATTCCATCCCTTTATCCTACCAACCACATATTGGCTTTATGCATATTTATTTCTCCATCAACTAGCATGAATAGGAATTTGAAAACCAAGATTGCTAAAAGCATCAGAAacaaacaaacacaaaaattgCCCACTGCATTCTTTTATTCCAGCATCTGGCAATTAATGCTCTCCCATTTGGTAAATTTTGTGGCTTAAATACTTGTTCCATTTCCCAATGATCCAAACCTAGTCATTTTATCATACATAGAATGTGACCCAGCTGCGTGATTGAAGAATGAAACTTGGAAATAATAAGAAAGCTCTACCCCTCCATCTGACATGAAAGCAACCTTCAACTATCACCCAAGTCCCAATGTTGAATAACCAAGATCTTTCACCACTCCAAAATTTCTTTTCCCAGGTCTGCCACTAGTGGTTGCGGCTTTCCTCTCTTCATATGCCTACCCCTTCCCTTTCCACATTGACTGTTCACAGTATCAATCTCTTCACTGCCCTCCAACTTATTccttcccttttttttgttgttgacaAGTTAATGTAATTTATAAAAAGTCAGTACCACAAAGGTACAGAGGTACAGAGAATAGTACAATAAACAGCGAATTTATACAATTCATCTATGACCCCATAATACCAAAGAGTATAAAAAATGTGCCATACTATCTAACATACAACCCTTACACCATAAGTATAGTTTTTGTTAAcgcctatgttttataaaagatatatcGTCTTTCTATCGAAACATCTTTTGTTTCTCTCCAGCCAAAACAgtccagaaaatacaaaaaggaaCAGTCTTCTATATCATCTTAAGTCTTTCATCAATCCGCCGATCCTGCCAGCATTATAGTAGACTCTTAATATCTCCTGGCATATCCCTTCCTTTTTCCCTTTGTGTGCTGGCCCCTACTCTTACCGAACATACTCCGGCTTATCAAGCCTTACATAGAGCAGAACCCTTTTTCAATGTACTAAGTCTCTGATGCATGTTGCGTTTCGGAAATGTAAGCATACCTTTCTCATACAGCTTTCCAAATCCTTAATGATAGAATGTATCATCATTTACACagtaaaagatagaaaagagTTTGAAGAACAGAAGAAAGAAGAGCGGAAAATTTGCAGGTGAAAGGCTCATCATACATCCGAATGCATTTAGAGTTAGGTTCAGATCCTTAAATGTGTTAACGCAAATAAAATGAGGAAATACCTACTATTAATCACATCAGGTGCAGCTGTCCCCATCCAGTCTAATGAAGAAGTTGTAAGACTGGTGCTTTTAGCAAATAATTTCTCTCTGACAGTTCTAATGGAAATACCGTTGCCCAGTTGAAGCTTTCCAAGCCAAGGTTCAAAGCTTTTTGGGCTGGTAGTCAACTTGCTTCCTTCATCGAATACAACTTCATAAGCATCAATCGCTTCATCACGTAATGAGCCATCAGTAGTTGACAACACATACATGGCATCTAATGATGTTTCTCCACCATTCATTGTTTGAACACCATGTTTTATGGATCTGCTGTCTTTCGCTTTGAAGTGAAGCAAAGTTGTGTTCCCTAAAATCAACGATTTCACTTCCACTCCGGCCTTGATCTTGACAGCATGTAGTTGTGCAAGGCACCATCTATGCAAAATAGCTGCAATATCCTTTTTGATATCAGACTTGATGCTCATTTCTTTGTCTTCCTTGCTAGATTCATAAGAAAAGGCTGCGGCAATTTCCTCATGGATTGACCAATCACTAGAACCCATCTCAATGTCTGAATTGGTTCTCAAAACTGTTGttaatgttttattattattattcttgcCCAAAGCCTCAGCATTATTTTCTTCAGAAACCCCAGTCTCCTGGAATATCTTGAATTCACAAGGTGAAAGCAAAACTGGAGGAATCTCCTTCTTCAACTTGACATTGAATCTCTTCACATATACACCTGGAAACAGAGTAATTCTTTTTAGGATTGCAGCAGGCAAATGGAGTTGAAATAATTGCAAGCAAACCAACTTATATCTTCATGCAATACTGGACAGCATCACAGGAGAAACATTTTAGTCCGAAATATGTCAATCGTAATTTACATACATCAAAAGGTAACCTTCAGAAAGCTCCCTTTTTAATGACTTGGCTAAAGATTTCAAACGTGCAATAATATCTGCAAAGACTTTTTGAGGTTTTACTATTACTTTTCTGATCGGAGGGTTTTTTAATGAGTGGCTGTTAGAAGGTTGGACAATAAGTAACATTCTTTAATCAATGAACCAACTGACAAAATGAATGTGATGTTCCCTATTTTTCTGTTTCTATGAATAATGGATCACAAAGAATAAAATAGAGGTATAT includes:
- the LOC107017996 gene encoding peroxisome biogenesis protein 1 isoform X2, with the protein product MMQDDELSVSKALLRVQDTDDQCIHKYEAEGVEMSVVLTSAIFIHPETASIYSFEPLQTVVIIPRLLPRETKKNHETDSRRGKSSVTSKEGNVGVLPDKHDIHQAMVRLIFSESVAKGHIMLPRSIRLYLKAELHSCVYVKRFNVKLKKEIPPVLLSPCEFKIFQETGVSEENNAEALGKNNNNKTLTTVLRTNSDIEMGSSDWSIHEEIAAAFSYESSKEDKEMSIKSDIKKDIAAILHRWCLAQLHAVKIKAGVEVKSLILGNTTLLHFKAKDSRSIKHGVQTMNGGETSLDAMYVLSTTDGSLRDEAIDAYEVVFDEGSKLTTSPKSFEPWLGKLQLGNGISIRTVREKLFAKSTSLTTSSLDWMGTAAPDVINRLVVLLSSASWMLSSAYDFPLPGHILIHGPSGSGKTLLATVAAKFAEESEDILAHIIFLSCSKLALEKPSAIRQALLSYVADALDHAPSVVVFDDLDSIVAASSESEASQPSSSSAVLAEYFADIMDEYEEKRRNTCGIGPVAFIACAQSLTNLPQKLTSSGRFDFHVKLSAPATTERGALLKHIIQKRSLQCSDDTLLDIASKCDGYDAYDLEILVDRSVHAATARFLSSDLAVGSREKPVLFQDDFLRAMHEFVPVAMRDITKPAADGGRSGWEDVGGLNDIRNAIIEMIELPSKFPNIFAQAPLRMRSNVLLYGPPGCGKTHIVGAAAAACSLRFISVKGPELLNKYIGASEQAVRDIFSKAAAAAPCLLFFDEFDSIAPKRGHDNTGVTDRVVNQFLTELDGVEVLTGVFVFAATSRPDLLDAALLRPGRLDRLLFCDFPSQHERSEILSVLSRKLPLASDVDLDVVAHLTEGFSGADLQALLSDAQLEAVHDLLDSENAGKPDKKPVISDALLKSIASKAKSSVSDAEKQRLYDIYSQFLDSKRSVAAQSRDAKGKRATLA